One part of the Pecten maximus chromosome 9, xPecMax1.1, whole genome shotgun sequence genome encodes these proteins:
- the LOC117334117 gene encoding DTW domain-containing protein 2-like, which produces MASAEDDCENDLLEFCNYFVEDEVVESERRSMCPRCSRPITVCWCPYLPKERLDVKTNVYILQHPYETSRRLKTAPMLYQGLAPGKCHIIVGKKFSEHRYPQVNEILKAPNTILLYPGEDAMDIQNLPLHYHSYNLVMLDGTWAQAKNLYCANKILSYPRKVQINDNPISKYVIRTQPTDSALSTLESAAVAISVLENRPEIFEMLTKPLDALCNFQMKFGAVQHQSKTYKIENGLWNKPLSKKFLKKREQEKLNSQEQSGSS; this is translated from the exons ATGGCTTCCGCTGAGGACGATTGCGAAAATGATCTGCTAGAATTTTGCAATTATTTCGTTGAAGATGAAGTTGTTGAATCGGAGAGGAGATCGATGTGTCCCAGATGCAG CCGTCCTATAACTGTTTGCTGGTGTCCTTATTTACCTAAAGAGCGTCTGGACGTAAAAACAAATGTCTACATTCTACAACATCCATACGAG actTCCAGACGATTGAAGACTGCTCCCATGTTATATCAAGGACTGGCCCCTGGAAAATGTCACATTATTGTTGGCAAGAAATTTTCCGAACATAG ATATCCACAGGTTAATGAGATTTTGAAAGCACCCAACACCATCCTCCTTTACCCTGGGGAAGATGCGATGGACATCCAAAATCTCCCCCTTCACTATCACAGCTATAATCTTGTTATGCTGGATGGAACTTGGGCCCAGGCCAAGAATCTTTATTGTGCAAACAAAATTCTTTCCTACCCGAGAAAG GTACAAATTAATGATAACCCCATCAGCAAGTATGTGATCCGTACCCAGCCCACAGACTCTGCTCTGTCTACATTGGAATCAGCTGCTGTAGCTATATCTGTCTTGGAAAATAGACCAGAAATTTTTGAG aTGTTGACCAAACCTCTGGATGCTCTGTGTAACTTCCAGATGAAATTTGGTGCTGTTCAGCATCAAAGCAAGACCtataaaattgaaaatggaCTTTGGAATAAACCTCTCTCtaaaaaattcttaaaaaagAGAGAGCAAGAAAAATTGAATAGTCAAGAACAATCTGGTAGTAGCTGA